From the Herpetosiphonaceae bacterium genome, one window contains:
- a CDS encoding AAA family ATPase yields the protein MPEDLIPLKLAAERFDANYDTLRRAAYDGRLKAERHGNQYKVRPSEVQRFLTEGGRAPSFQPTGAAPARGLDRCRVLAVAITKGGVGKSTTTLNLGAALAERGLRVLAVDCDHQCSLTLMAGVNIQGVHHSLYTAMMDYLTTFQPILEPAIEPTAIGFDLVPASVRLTRADKELNLAPQREFVLQKLLAPVLPRYDVVLLDTEPTTNNLVTNALVAAHEVLLPLEAEPVALESLAVTLEDIAQIQRSGLNPTLTIRGVLLNKVDERLNVHRQAIEYTRTEVGANVPIFQTMIKRSTRFPESQGLNQSILRYDPHSDGANAYRRLAEEVIRGWQ from the coding sequence ATGCCTGAAGATCTGATCCCCCTGAAGCTTGCCGCCGAGCGCTTCGACGCCAACTACGATACGCTGCGTCGTGCGGCCTACGACGGTCGCTTGAAGGCCGAACGCCACGGCAACCAGTACAAAGTTCGTCCCAGCGAGGTCCAGCGATTTCTCACTGAGGGCGGGCGCGCTCCATCGTTCCAGCCAACTGGCGCGGCACCAGCCCGTGGCCTGGATCGCTGCCGGGTCCTGGCGGTGGCAATCACGAAAGGCGGTGTTGGCAAGAGTACGACGACGCTCAACCTGGGCGCAGCGCTTGCCGAGCGGGGACTCCGGGTGCTGGCGGTGGACTGTGACCACCAGTGCAGCTTGACGTTGATGGCCGGGGTCAACATTCAGGGCGTCCATCACTCCCTGTACACAGCGATGATGGACTATCTGACGACGTTTCAGCCCATCCTAGAGCCGGCGATTGAGCCGACCGCGATCGGCTTTGACCTGGTTCCGGCGAGCGTGCGGCTCACCCGCGCCGATAAAGAGCTGAATCTGGCCCCGCAGCGCGAGTTCGTGCTCCAGAAGCTGCTCGCCCCGGTGCTGCCGCGCTACGATGTGGTGCTGCTCGATACCGAGCCGACGACGAATAATCTTGTGACCAACGCGCTGGTCGCCGCCCATGAGGTGCTGCTGCCGCTGGAGGCTGAGCCGGTTGCGCTGGAGTCCCTGGCGGTGACGCTGGAGGACATTGCCCAGATTCAGCGCTCCGGCCTCAATCCCACGCTCACGATCCGGGGCGTGCTGCTCAACAAGGTCGACGAGCGGCTGAACGTCCACCGGCAGGCGATCGAATATACCCGGACCGAAGTGGGGGCCAACGTGCCGATCTTCCAGACGATGATCAAGCGCTCGACGCGCTTCCCCGAGTCGCAGGGGTTGAACCAGAGCATCCTGCGCTACGATCCCCACAGCGACGGGGCGAACGCGTACCGACGACTCGCGGAGGAGGTGATCCGTGGCTGGCAATAA
- a CDS encoding phage antirepressor N-terminal domain-containing protein, whose product MADSSSLIPVEERTVDFSSDPITAVLVPGDSQPDIYVPIRPLCAYLGLAWSGQYERLKRDPVRDESLRFVRVTRTHSSGGDPNVLCLPREYLPGWRCGINVSRVRPELQEKSTRYRRAWFRVLWRAFQADALNALGQRDERMGTTTDLVSVRDMGLAIVQMAEQQRALEQRVTEHDGRLDRAATVIKEVQRRLTSVDDPLVPSAAISDGQAAGIAARVKAITKALSERDQSKNHAQGVFGELYRRFRVTTYQHMRQEQHAAVLTL is encoded by the coding sequence ATGGCCGACTCGTCGAGCCTGATACCGGTCGAAGAACGAACCGTCGATTTCTCCAGCGATCCGATCACCGCCGTGCTCGTTCCCGGCGACTCCCAGCCGGATATCTACGTCCCGATCCGCCCGCTCTGCGCGTACCTGGGCCTGGCCTGGTCGGGCCAGTACGAGCGCCTGAAACGCGATCCGGTACGGGACGAGTCGCTGCGGTTCGTTCGTGTAACACGAACGCACTCCTCCGGCGGCGATCCGAATGTGCTGTGCTTGCCACGCGAATACCTGCCGGGCTGGCGCTGTGGGATCAACGTCAGCCGCGTCCGGCCCGAGCTACAAGAAAAGAGTACCCGCTACCGCCGCGCATGGTTCCGCGTCCTGTGGCGGGCCTTCCAGGCTGATGCGTTGAACGCCCTGGGGCAGCGTGACGAGCGGATGGGAACGACCACCGATCTCGTCTCGGTCCGGGACATGGGCCTCGCGATCGTCCAGATGGCGGAGCAGCAGCGCGCGCTTGAGCAGCGTGTCACGGAACATGACGGGCGGCTGGATCGCGCGGCGACCGTGATCAAGGAAGTGCAGCGCCGATTGACCTCGGTCGACGATCCGCTGGTGCCGAGTGCCGCGATCAGCGATGGGCAAGCCGCCGGAATCGCCGCGCGCGTTAAGGCGATCACCAAGGCGCTCTCGGAGCGTGACCAGAGCAAGAATCACGCTCAGGGCGTCTTCGGTGAGCTCTATCGCCGCTTTCGGGTGACGACGTACCAGCATATGCGCCAGGAGCAGCATGCGGCGGTGCTGACGTTGTAG
- a CDS encoding ATP-binding protein: MSDDIFFDERHVRSADSLAFRSVGLDVLDSDRVARHIQEALKRGRYPEGWPTEPVSYLLQRGCAVQVADAIYPTVAGVLCFGREPQALLPDAVVDIGHYRGTLSVSDQLFHLEKDISGTIFDQLQRIETYLWTNTHHGMTLDDDSFQRIELHEYPRAVIRELAVNALSHRDYHLAGSSIRIMLFRDRIQWDSPGGLPPGVTVENILRQQKSRNRILVKVLYEAGYVEAFGQGLDTVVKVLREEGMDEPRFEDVGAAFIVTVYGRKADDFHNASLYAHLPESQQRIMNYLRDRQEAAPSELYDLFGTERTTRSVQRDLDRLVEGQFIVASGAGKARRYHLATKRG, from the coding sequence ATGAGCGACGACATTTTTTTCGACGAACGCCACGTGCGCAGTGCCGATAGCCTGGCCTTCCGCTCCGTTGGACTTGACGTGCTCGATAGTGATCGCGTTGCCCGCCATATTCAGGAGGCGCTAAAACGTGGCCGCTACCCCGAAGGCTGGCCGACGGAACCGGTGAGCTACCTGCTCCAGCGCGGCTGCGCCGTTCAGGTCGCGGACGCGATCTACCCAACCGTCGCGGGCGTCCTGTGTTTTGGGCGCGAGCCCCAGGCGCTGCTCCCCGATGCCGTGGTCGATATTGGGCACTATCGGGGTACGCTGTCCGTTTCCGACCAGCTCTTCCACCTGGAGAAGGACATTTCCGGCACGATCTTCGATCAGCTCCAGCGCATCGAGACCTATCTGTGGACCAACACGCACCACGGCATGACGCTCGACGATGACAGCTTCCAGCGGATCGAGCTGCACGAATATCCACGAGCCGTGATCCGCGAGCTGGCAGTGAACGCACTCAGCCATCGCGATTACCACCTCGCGGGCTCATCGATTCGCATTATGCTCTTCCGAGATCGCATCCAGTGGGACTCGCCGGGTGGTCTTCCGCCTGGGGTCACGGTGGAAAACATCCTGCGGCAGCAGAAGTCGCGCAATCGGATTCTGGTGAAAGTGCTCTACGAGGCAGGCTACGTCGAGGCATTTGGGCAGGGCCTGGATACGGTCGTCAAGGTGCTCCGCGAAGAAGGCATGGATGAGCCGCGCTTTGAAGACGTCGGGGCAGCGTTTATCGTGACTGTGTATGGGCGGAAGGCGGACGACTTCCACAACGCCAGCCTGTACGCCCATTTGCCGGAGAGCCAGCAGCGCATTATGAACTATCTCCGTGACCGGCAGGAGGCCGCGCCCAGCGAGCTGTACGACTTGTTCGGCACGGAACGCACCACGCGCTCCGTCCAGCGCGACCTGGACCGGCTGGTCGAGGGACAATTCATCGTGGCGTCAGGGGCAGGAAAAGCCCGCCGCTACCATCTGGCAACCAAGCGCGGGTGA
- a CDS encoding DnaA N-terminal domain-containing protein, with the protein MVAVARTERDTLQSHPPATAERDDREHYAARRTYAYELGEQAALQRVISAEAYLFLYKELVRLCKDRTYCWAGVAWMTQRLGVSEGTIKRWLRQLVDAGLIERTPRPGGDTALTRIPALVAFDAHHRDAQPMTEQPVSAGTAPPLATPPAAPDGPLFFAPAEGIMNESRSDSHLIRHTVKRPQRISGLVGGITPSSKHNGTAQHAVVSPTVQPLATIGVCGPGVLDELSSYAGDEIAAVCRYVTRQRNSYNPAGLAVFLARSGFGRTLVRDNHRSGVAQQVPSRSLVASTSSTADAPAPPGDPRLVDLWTQVQAQLAQQIPAPAFVTWVQETQLVALDDAQAVVGVPTIFAREQVQAVYAQQMGDVLAGLTGKRMAVEVVIDRSG; encoded by the coding sequence ATGGTCGCCGTCGCACGCACCGAACGAGACACATTGCAATCCCATCCACCAGCGACAGCCGAGCGGGATGACCGGGAGCACTACGCTGCCCGGCGCACCTACGCCTATGAGCTCGGTGAACAAGCCGCACTCCAGCGCGTGATCAGCGCGGAGGCGTACCTGTTTCTGTATAAAGAGCTGGTTCGACTGTGCAAGGACCGCACGTACTGCTGGGCCGGCGTCGCGTGGATGACCCAGCGCCTCGGCGTCAGCGAGGGCACGATCAAGCGCTGGCTGCGGCAGCTCGTCGATGCGGGCCTGATCGAGCGCACGCCCCGGCCTGGCGGCGACACGGCCTTGACCCGCATACCGGCCCTCGTCGCGTTTGACGCGCACCATCGCGATGCGCAGCCGATGACAGAACAGCCGGTATCAGCAGGCACCGCGCCGCCGCTCGCCACACCACCAGCCGCGCCGGACGGGCCGCTTTTTTTTGCGCCTGCCGAGGGGATCATGAATGAGTCCCGCTCCGACTCACATCTGATCCGGCACACCGTTAAAAGGCCACAACGAATCTCTGGTTTGGTTGGTGGTATCACCCCATCAAGTAAACATAACGGTACCGCGCAGCATGCGGTGGTTTCTCCAACAGTGCAGCCGCTGGCAACGATTGGTGTCTGTGGGCCGGGGGTCCTCGATGAGCTGAGCAGCTATGCGGGCGATGAAATCGCGGCGGTCTGTCGCTACGTCACACGGCAGCGCAATAGCTACAATCCGGCAGGGCTGGCGGTCTTCCTGGCGCGTTCCGGCTTCGGACGCACGCTGGTGCGGGACAACCATAGGTCTGGTGTTGCCCAGCAGGTTCCGAGTCGCTCGCTGGTCGCGTCCACGAGCAGCACCGCCGACGCACCGGCACCGCCGGGCGATCCCCGGCTCGTCGATCTCTGGACGCAGGTGCAGGCTCAGCTGGCGCAGCAGATCCCGGCACCTGCGTTCGTGACGTGGGTGCAGGAGACGCAGCTCGTCGCGCTCGACGATGCGCAGGCGGTCGTGGGCGTGCCGACGATCTTCGCGCGGGAGCAGGTGCAGGCGGTCTATGCCCAGCAGATGGGCGATGTGCTGGCCGGGCTGACCGGCAAGCGGATGGCGGTGGAGGTGGTCATCGATCGCAGTGGGTGA
- a CDS encoding FAD-dependent monooxygenase, translated as MDHRTVLIAGASIAGPALALALARSGIQPVIVERADALRLGGQNIDVHGAARTVVRRLGIEDDIRAATTGEQGLRFVDAHDVTKAAFPAEHATTGGFTKELEILRGDLATILYNRTRATTEYLFGNQITGLRDHGDRVTVAFARGAARDFDLVVAADGLRSRTRTLMVGDAPRIRPLNLYACWFTIPRGASDTAWARWYHAPRGRSLLLRPDNVGTTRVSLWFLSPPRGYERLRVAEQKALMVRRFADAGWEAPRVLAGLADAEDVYFDAIRQVMAPRWSHGRAALVGDAAYCPSPVSGMGTNLALVGAYVLAGELARHANHRDAFAAYEQRLRPYVELAQKLPPGVPWIAHPQTRNGIALLHLVLRLASSPLVRHHVGALGSSSADTITLPDYARGG; from the coding sequence GTGGATCATCGAACTGTGTTGATTGCGGGGGCCAGCATCGCCGGTCCCGCGCTCGCCCTCGCCCTTGCGCGCTCCGGCATCCAACCCGTCATTGTGGAACGTGCCGACGCCCTCCGCCTGGGCGGGCAGAATATCGACGTGCATGGCGCGGCGCGAACCGTCGTGCGCCGCCTGGGGATCGAAGACGACATTCGTGCTGCCACGACGGGGGAGCAGGGCCTCCGCTTCGTTGACGCCCACGACGTGACCAAGGCCGCGTTTCCCGCGGAGCACGCGACCACCGGCGGATTTACCAAGGAGCTCGAGATCCTGCGCGGCGACCTCGCAACCATCCTCTACAACCGCACCCGAGCCACGACAGAGTATCTGTTTGGGAACCAGATCACCGGTCTCCGCGACCACGGGGACCGGGTGACGGTCGCCTTCGCGCGGGGTGCCGCGCGCGATTTCGACCTCGTGGTCGCCGCCGATGGCCTCCGTTCACGCACCCGTACGCTCATGGTCGGCGACGCGCCCAGGATTCGTCCGCTCAACCTCTATGCCTGCTGGTTTACGATTCCCCGTGGAGCGTCCGACACGGCGTGGGCGCGGTGGTACCATGCCCCCCGCGGGCGATCACTGCTCCTGCGTCCCGACAATGTGGGCACGACCCGGGTGTCGCTCTGGTTCCTGTCACCGCCGCGCGGCTATGAGCGGTTGCGTGTCGCCGAGCAGAAGGCGCTCATGGTGCGCCGCTTCGCTGACGCTGGCTGGGAAGCGCCACGGGTCCTCGCCGGGCTGGCTGACGCGGAGGACGTCTATTTCGACGCGATCAGGCAGGTCATGGCACCACGCTGGTCACACGGTCGCGCCGCGCTGGTGGGTGACGCGGCGTACTGTCCGTCGCCGGTCAGTGGCATGGGCACGAACCTCGCGCTCGTCGGCGCGTACGTGCTCGCGGGAGAGCTCGCGCGGCACGCCAACCATCGCGACGCCTTCGCGGCCTACGAACAGCGCCTGCGGCCCTATGTCGAGCTGGCCCAGAAGCTGCCACCGGGTGTTCCGTGGATCGCGCACCCGCAGACACGCAACGGAATTGCGCTCCTCCACCTGGTCCTGCGGCTGGCGTCCAGTCCCCTGGTGCGGCACCACGTGGGCGCGCTCGGCTCCTCGTCGGCCGACACGATCACGCTTCCCGACTACGCGCGTGGAGGCTGA
- a CDS encoding VOC family protein, with product MLTIFRKLHHVCIVVQDIHKAVAYYESVGIGPWHPYDASEYTELDLQNPLAWGETQYMYTDLDNVQIQLCQPGTHPDPKRTFLETHGEGVFHLGFLVENCDAGEAAGKHAGLTVLERGRRDDRSGFTYFDTAAHAGVVLEIRSNKAPAQETS from the coding sequence ATGCTCACTATTTTCCGCAAGCTGCACCACGTGTGTATCGTGGTCCAAGATATCCACAAGGCCGTGGCGTACTACGAATCCGTAGGCATTGGGCCATGGCATCCGTATGATGCCTCCGAGTATACGGAGCTCGACCTCCAAAACCCGCTGGCCTGGGGCGAAACCCAGTATATGTATACGGATCTTGACAACGTGCAAATCCAACTGTGTCAGCCCGGCACGCACCCCGACCCGAAACGGACCTTTCTGGAAACGCACGGCGAAGGGGTGTTTCATCTAGGCTTTCTGGTAGAGAACTGCGATGCGGGCGAAGCAGCTGGCAAGCACGCCGGTTTGACGGTGCTTGAGCGCGGGCGGCGCGATGACCGGAGCGGCTTTACCTACTTCGATACGGCCGCACACGCGGGCGTAGTGCTCGAAATCCGCTCGAACAAGGCGCCCGCCCAGGAGACGTCATAG
- a CDS encoding VOC family protein, with product MTLQRMDNVLIVVDDLEAAKAFFIELGLTLEAETTVEGPLVGSLIGLKDVRATLAMLRTPDGQGIELDKFHTPNAIRFGPVDAPVHTLGIRRIMFAVDDLDDVVARLCTHGAELIGEMQYADTYRLAYIRGPEGILVALAEQLG from the coding sequence ATGACGCTTCAACGGATGGACAACGTCCTCATTGTTGTCGACGATCTCGAAGCCGCCAAGGCGTTCTTCATCGAACTGGGCCTCACGCTCGAGGCCGAGACGACCGTCGAAGGGCCGTTGGTCGGGAGCCTGATCGGGCTCAAGGATGTCCGGGCCACCCTCGCGATGCTGCGGACTCCCGATGGGCAGGGCATTGAGCTGGACAAGTTCCACACGCCCAACGCGATCAGGTTTGGCCCCGTGGACGCGCCGGTGCACACGCTCGGCATCCGTCGCATCATGTTCGCCGTCGACGACCTCGATGACGTCGTCGCACGCTTGTGCACCCACGGGGCCGAGCTCATTGGCGAAATGCAGTACGCGGACACGTACCGGCTCGCCTACATCCGCGGGCCTGAGGGCATCCTGGTCGCGCTGGCCGAGCAGCTCGGCTAA
- a CDS encoding VOC family protein has translation MKPAKNTICLWYDGGAEDAARFYAATFPDSSVGAVHRAPGDFPSGKQGDVLTVAFTVLGIPCLGLNGGPEFQHTEAFSFQVATADQAETDRYWNAIVGNGGQESACGWCKDQWGLSWQITPIALTEAIADPDPAAAKRAFDAMMQMTKIDIAAIEAARRG, from the coding sequence GTGAAGCCAGCAAAGAACACGATCTGCCTGTGGTACGACGGCGGTGCCGAGGACGCGGCGCGGTTCTACGCCGCGACCTTTCCCGATTCGTCGGTCGGCGCGGTGCACCGAGCCCCCGGAGATTTCCCGTCTGGGAAGCAGGGGGACGTGTTGACCGTCGCGTTTACCGTGCTGGGCATTCCGTGCCTCGGACTCAATGGCGGACCGGAATTCCAGCACACGGAAGCGTTCTCCTTTCAGGTCGCCACCGCGGACCAAGCCGAAACGGATCGCTACTGGAACGCCATCGTCGGCAATGGCGGCCAGGAGAGCGCGTGCGGCTGGTGCAAGGACCAATGGGGCCTGTCGTGGCAGATCACGCCGATCGCCCTGACCGAAGCGATCGCCGACCCCGACCCGGCTGCCGCCAAGCGCGCGTTCGATGCGATGATGCAGATGACGAAGATCGACATCGCCGCCATCGAGGCGGCGCGCCGCGGGTGA
- a CDS encoding Type 1 glutamine amidotransferase-like domain-containing protein, giving the protein MKLLLTSGGVTNTRIHSALVDLLGTPMAESQARCIPTAPWGHPLYGPASVRGVVVGAPPHYMSGLGWTSVGVLERTARPSIGMERWVPWVVAADVLLVDGGDATYRCHGMRQSGLADLLPSLPATVWVGVRVASMVLPPRIGASFVAWPSAPDDRTLGVVDGSIFPHLDAFPTNTLADAARWAADLSVPAYAIDEPTAITVVDGSVEVVSEGNGKRVGGRTPTPAFQPPMRVGCCTHAPGRSAMRQLPPHGQRHG; this is encoded by the coding sequence TTGAAACTACTTCTCACGTCCGGTGGCGTCACCAACACCCGTATCCATAGCGCGCTGGTCGACCTCCTGGGCACACCGATGGCCGAGTCCCAGGCCCGCTGCATCCCCACGGCGCCGTGGGGTCACCCGCTGTACGGGCCAGCCTCGGTGCGCGGCGTTGTCGTCGGCGCGCCCCCGCACTACATGAGCGGCTTGGGCTGGACGTCGGTGGGCGTGCTCGAACGCACCGCACGCCCCAGCATCGGCATGGAGCGCTGGGTTCCCTGGGTCGTGGCCGCTGACGTCCTGCTGGTGGACGGCGGCGACGCGACGTACCGGTGCCACGGGATGCGGCAGTCCGGGCTGGCCGACCTCCTGCCGTCGCTGCCCGCCACGGTCTGGGTGGGCGTGCGTGTCGCCAGCATGGTGCTGCCGCCCCGGATCGGAGCGTCCTTCGTCGCGTGGCCGTCCGCGCCGGACGACCGCACCCTGGGCGTCGTCGACGGCTCGATCTTCCCGCATCTGGACGCTTTCCCGACCAACACCCTGGCTGACGCAGCGCGGTGGGCCGCCGACCTCAGTGTCCCGGCCTACGCCATCGACGAACCGACGGCCATCACGGTCGTCGACGGCTCCGTCGAGGTGGTCTCGGAGGGGAACGGGAAGCGTGTCGGCGGCCGCACGCCGACACCAGCGTTCCAGCCACCAATGCGCGTCGGGTGCTGCACACACGCGCCGGGTCGTTCAGCGATGCGCCAGCTACCACCTCATGGGCAGCGACACGGGTGA
- a CDS encoding tyrosine-type recombinase/integrase yields the protein MAELEALARQLAAVSPHQLRHGLAYRLWKQATPAHMQRILGHRRVSTTLKYDKPTEEDVRAALEDASRLR from the coding sequence GTGGCCGAGTTGGAAGCGCTAGCGCGGCAGCTTGCGGCGGTCAGTCCGCATCAGTTGCGGCATGGGCTGGCGTATCGCCTCTGGAAGCAGGCGACACCGGCGCATATGCAGCGCATCCTAGGGCATCGCCGCGTCTCGACGACGTTGAAGTACGACAAGCCGACGGAGGAGGACGTGCGGGCAGCGTTGGAAGACGCGAGTCGGCTGCGATGA